The uncultured Sunxiuqinia sp. genomic sequence AAACTTTGATGGAGGAAAACAAATCAAAGCAGTTTCAGAAAAATTGGGCGAGTTCTCTTTCGAACTCTCTTCTTCAATGTATGCTTATGAGTTGTATGATGAAGGACAGGCGTTAGTTAAATCAATCAGAAAAACAGAGTAGAAAAACAAATACCATGAAAACAGGAATTAGAAGTATTTTGGCTTGCATTGTCTTACTACTTATAGTAAGCAGTTGCGACAAAGACGAAATAGAGGGGACTTTACCTCCAGAACCGGAGAGTTTTTCTCTTCAATGGGATCGTTTCATTGATAACAGTGCCGAGAACACAGATATTTTTATTGGAACAAAGTATCTCGGAATACAAGGATGGCCGCTTGTTGCTAATCCACCGTATATTTATGTAGGTGCTACATTTCCCCAAAATGCCTTTGCTAGCTCTTTTGATGAAGAAGTTAAAGGCAACAAGAAACCTGTTGAGCTAACTTTCAATTTTCCGACACCTTATACCACAAGTATGGAAGAAGTAAAAGGAACTGACTACCTGAAAAAGTTGAAGGAAGCTATGAGTTCCGAGGAATATAAAAGCTATACTCCGCGAACAAGACCTTATATCGCCAAACTCGCAAAGCTAAATTCATTAGCTAATCTGGATAGCTGTTTTTCTGAAAACAAAGATTTCGGCAACACTTTTGAGCGAATAGCCAAACAAGAATTTGAACTGGAAAATGTAAAAAGCTTGTCGGTTGGCGAAATTGTGTTTAAAGGATTCACGGTTTCAATGGAGACTCCATCAAACGGCTTATTTGTCGATACCCCAACTAATTTAAGCGAGTTAGTTTACATTCGAACATTAACGTATGGAGTTACGGCTTATTTTGTAATAGCAAGCGAACATCCCTATCAAGATGTACTTACGGCTTTTAAAGGCGACGATTACAAAAATCCGGAAGGAATTCTGCACAAATCCCAAATCATTCTATTAACGGTTTCTGATGTAAACCAGGAAGCCATCATAAAATCTTCTTTTGATGATCTGAAAGAATTTATGAATAAGCCATTTTATAACAAAGAGGCCTACGGATACCCCGTATTTTGTAAGGGATTTTATGCAAAAGATAATCGAGTTTTTAACGGAGACAACTGAATATTGAATATTTAAATTAATCATAAAAATTAAATACTATGAGAACAAAAAATGCATCCAATTTATTAGTGCTATTACTGCTTGCCGTTTTTGCGGGTGCATGTAGTGATGATGACCCCGAACCACTTAGTTTTTTTAATGTGGCTTATGAAGTTCCCATGCACGGTACACGTTATATCAGCGTAAAAAGCGGAAGCGGTGATTATTCTGTCCGGGTAGATAATCCACACTTATTTTCGGCTTCGGAAGATGACGGATGGTCTAACCCCGAAGGAATGTTTCTGGTTCGAGGCTTACTAACAGGAGAATCAACACTTGCAGTTACAGATAACAGAACTGGAGAAACAGCAAATTTGACAATTAAAGTAACTGACAATTACGAGGCGCTTCAGATATCTAAACTTTATTGGGATGAATCTATCTCCAAGATTATGGAAAATGAACACCCGGTTTTTAGCAAAATTCCTTTTGTTTTTCTTATTAATAACAGGGAACGGGACGTATATTTTGCTGATAGAAGCGGTGAAAACTCACTAACAAGTAATGGTATAGAAATACAGAGGAAAGGCACTTATTCTTTTACAATGGAAGATGATAAATGCTATTTGACATTGACATATCCGGAAGATGAAAGCGGAGAATTGACAGATGATGCTTCAGTGATCGCAACTCCACATAAATTTGAAATTACCCAAAGTAGCGAATTCTTGCGGCACCGGTTGGATGAAAACCTGAACCTCGGTTGGGAAACCATTGCCAAAGCTTATCCTGACAGTCTTCGGGGCGAGGCCATTACAATGAAGGGAGTTAATTCAAGCTACCAATTTGACGGTAAATTTGAACAAATTGAAATTCCAACAGGTGTATTGAATTGACACTGATTTATTACCCTGCTCTGATTTAAGGTTAGGGCAGGATAATAAATAGCTTCGTAAAATGAAACAGAACTGACTTATGTATAATAGAACATTGAAGAACCGGATGAAAATATTTGGGGTCTTATTCCTTTTTGCAACTTGCTTTTTATTTTTCTCATGCAACAAGGATGATGACGATTTTCAGCCAATCCAGTTGCAGTACGCTATCCTTAACGATAAGCCTAACCCGATAACCAACAATCAGATTTCTCTCAATTTCCCAAGTGAAACGAAAAACGAATTGATAATTTTTGGGGGCGACGGAAAGTATGCCATAAATAACTCTGACAACACAAAGTTAAGTATCAGCTATGCTGATGGATATTTAACACTAACTCCTCTTGCTGCCGGAAACGTAACAGTTACAATAACTGATACCCATAATAACTTTTATGCTCTAGCGGTGCAAATCATAAATCAGTTGGAGCTTAATATGAGTGCAAAAAAAGAAGCAGGAAATATATTTGACTTAATGGTGTTCAACCTTAATACAAGTTACGAAGGGAGGATTACCCTTTTGGATTTAACCGAAACATACGATTCTATTGTGTGGCTATGCACAAATACTTCTCAACGTTTTCGAGTTCTTGAATCTCAGGAAAACAGTGGTAGTTTTACATGGCAATGGTCAAATTGTTTCTTTTTGCCTGCTGTATATGAAACCTGTGTGCTGGGCTACAAAGACAGTCAAATAATTTCCAGCGATACCGTTTATGTGGATATTGCAAACGACAAGGATTTTCTGGGCTTCAACTGGGATGATGTGGAAAGTAAAGTAAGTACCGGATATGAGAATATTTTTTCAGATGAATATTATTTTGTAACACATGAGAATGTTACCAATAATATTCCCTCTATCTCTTTGTTCTTGTCTAAGAACTATATTGAAAATGAGGCTGCCTTTTTCAGTAAAAGCAAGGAAATTCTTTTGGGGTATATAAACACGTTGTATTCTGAACCAACATATAGCAATGATGAGGATAATTCGCTTTTCGGTATTTACAATAATCTATTTAAAAATAGAAAAGAAGATGTTACTCCCGAGTATATATGGATAACTTCTACTTCCAAAATTTCACTGCTGAAGAAGTACGACATTAATAACGGATTTTCGAAATACGAAATATATGCGGAACCAGCCAGGTGAGCTGTATTTTTTCCAAAATAAAAGCGAATTATCTTCCTGCATTTTGAGTATTGAAAAGACAGCACTGACTAACGGAGAACGGTATAATACGATATTTATGACTCTATTGGTTTCTAAATATAGAATGTATTTTAACGGTAGTTCTTTTTTATTAATTACTACCTATTCAGTTAGTATTCTCTGTGTTTTTTTTGATATCCTCAAGTCATTGATGTTCTACTAAGCTAATAGAAAGGTCAGTCAAATTATTCGAAATTAACCTTATAGGACTCGAATCGACAAGTGTTTATATCTGAGGTAATTACGTTTTTATTGAAATGTCTTTAATTTTAGTTCGAACACAAAAAAGCCCCATAATAACTATAATTACGAGGCTTTTGGTTTCTTAATGTGATCCCACCGGGACTCGAACCCAGATCTTAAGAACCGGAATCTTAAATTCTATCCATTGAACTATGGGACCGTTTTATTTTAAGTGGTGCAAAAATAGTAAAACAATCGTTTTTTAACAGGATTTCTAATAAAAACTTAAAAAGAACGTTAAGCTTCTAATATTGTTAATAAACTACTTTCTCAAGGAGTGGTTTGAACAGACAAAAGGTTTAATTTTGTAGAACCATGGAAGAATTATCAGTTGTAAAAGAAAACATACAGGCTGCACGTAATTTCTTTGAAAAATACACAGCCGTATTTTTAAAGCAGTCAGACCCGAAGATGGCTGAAGTTCTTGCTTTAAAAAGAGAACACTCTTTGCAAGTTTCCAAAATTAGCGGCGTTGTAGCTACTAATCTGATGCTTGAAGAGGAAGATATTTTGTTAGCCGAAATAATTGGTTTATTGCATGATGTAGGCCGTTTTGAACAGTTTGTTCAATATCAATCTTTTAATGACGAGCAGTCGGAAAATCATGCTCAACTAGGAGTTAATATTTTGAGAGAACAGACATTCTTCAAGAATTTGACTGAGGTGAAGAAAAATCTGATAACTCAAGTTATTCTCAACCACAACAAGGAAGGCATTTCACTAAAAGAAGATAAAATGATCGTTACTTATAGCCAGATTCTTCGTGATGCCGATAAGCTTGATATTTGGGAAACCTGTGTTAAAAACTTGAATCGCGATGGTTCTTTTAAGCTCGATGCCATTAGCCATGGCTTGCCGGCAGCCGGCACGGTTAGCGACAATATTGTAAAAAGCATTAAAAGTCATAAACCTGCCAAACGCAAGGATATGGAATCGGTTAATGATTACAAATTGGCTATTATGTCGATGATTTTTGATTTGAACTTTCGTGTTAGTTTTCAGTTGTTGAATGAGAAACAATTGATTAAGAAGCTGTACGAATCGATGTCGAAAAAAGATGTGGTGATTGATGCGTACCGGGAGCTTCGACTATACATCGAAAATAAATTTATTGTATAGTTAGACGCAAACAGAAAACGGGTCTTATAAGTAACGGAGGATAAGTGATGGGAAACCGATTGGTTTGCATATGCAACATGGTGTCAGAAAAAGAAATTATTTCAGCCTTAAAGAAAGGAGCTACTTCAACCGAAGATATTCAGTATGCAACGCGTGCAGGAACCAGCTGTGGCAAATGTTTGATGACGATTGATCAGATCGTTCAGGAATATGAAATGGAAGAGGCCGTTAACAATCCTCAGCGAAAGCTTGATTTATAGTTGACTTTTAAATTGAAAGTGGTGCTGAAAACTCAGATTTCAACCAACTGATTTTTGATAGCGTACATCACCAGTTGGGCCGTATTTTTACTCTCGCTTTTATCCAAAATATTGGATCGGTGTTTGTCAACTGTTCTTTTCGAAATGTAAAGCTGATCGGCAATTTCCTGATTTGAAAACCCCTTGCAGATTAAGATTAAGATTTCAATTTCGCGTTCTGAGAGTATATGTTGCTTTTCGTGATGTTGCGACTTGGTTCGCAGACTGCTCACAAGTGTTTGCAATAATTCCGAAGAAAAATAAGTGCCTCCTTCAACAACCGTTTGCAGGGCAGTTTTTACCTCGCTAATGTCCGAGTTTTTCAACAAAAAACCTTTGACTCCGGCATCTACCATTTTGTAATAGTAGTCCTCTTCCCCATACATTGACAAGGTGATGATTTTGATGTCAGGATACTTACGAACAGCTTTTCGTGCTGCTTCAATACCATCCATCACAGGCATGTCGATGTCCAGCAACACCAAGTCTGGAATTCCCGTCTCAAGTAAGTTTAGGAACTCTAGACCATTGGCTGCTTCGGCACTTATTTGGTATCCGGGTAGGTTGTTGAGTAATATTCGCAACCCGTTTCGAAACAGCGTATGATCATCGACAAGGATGATTTTGTATTGTTTATCAGTCATTTTTGGTGTTTACTTTAATCGTTACCTGTGTTCCTTCTTTTAGTTCACTTTGTATATTAATTTCTCCTTTTAAAGAGTTAATCCTTGAATATATATTCGAAAATCCCATTCCCCCAATGATTGGTTGTTCGTCGAGTTCTTTCTTGTTAAATCCCTGTCCGTCATCGTGGTATAAAATACTGATGTGGTTAGCTTCCTTAAGAACCGATATTTGAACATTTTTTGCGTTGGCATGCTTAATCGTATTATTAATCAGTTCGCAAATAACCCGATATAAAACGACTTCAACATTATTGTCGAAACGCTCGTTTCCCAGATTCGATATTAATTCAATCTGAATAACTTTAGTGACATTAATTTTGTTTGTAAAATTGCGTAAAGCTCGCAACAATCCAAAATTATTTAGTACATGCGGACTGAGGTTATCCGATATTTCTTTTAGTGATTTGATGGCCTCATTAATTACCATCTCGGTATTATCAACAATTTCTTTTGAAGCCTGGTCGTGTTCGAGTTGAGCCAGCGAAGAGACCGACATCTTTACTGTTGAGAGCAATGGTCCCAACCCATCGTGCAAGTCTTTTGCAAATCTTTTGCGCTCTTTCTCTTCGGTTTGAATGACGGCATTCAGAAACATTTTCTCCGTCAGCCGACGTGAATCTTCAACACGTTTCATGTACTTAAAAATACGCTGGATCATAAATACACCAATGGCAAAGGTCAAGGAAATAACAACACCAAACCAAACGGCAACCTCACCCAAATCCTGCGGCTCAAAACTGCTGATGAACGGTAGAAACTCCATTGTGCGACTAATGGCCACGAAGATAAACCCGATGGTTAACAAGATCCACGAGAAATTATACTTGGTGACTCGTGTAAGTTTAATAGCCACCCCTGCAGCGAAAAACTGCAGAATGATGGAAATTCCCAATAAAATTTGAAGGACCATGATCGTTGAATTAAAGCTTCTTGCAAATGTACGATTGCCGGTGAGCTTTTCAAATATTGAATTGCAGTTACCAGCAATCGTTTAAATTTGTATCTTGCATTTACAGTAAACAAAAGTTAAACTTCAATTTTCGATTATGAGTTTTTTACGCATTTTATTTGCCATCATTTTACCGCCATTGGGTGTTTTTTTGACAGTTGGAATTAGGGGAGCTTTTTGGTTAAACATCCTATTAACCTTATTAGGTTTTATTCCCGGAATTATACATGCTGTGTGGGTTATTGCTAAGCATGACCAAGCATGAGTAGTATCGAAATCATCTTGTTTCCCTTAGCGATGCTTTTCGTGGCTACTACACTTGCTTCGCATTTAAAATGGACAGCTTGGTGGATCCGTGTAACTGATTTTCCCCGGTTACAAATCACTGTCTCCATGTTAATCATTTTTATATTAAGCTTGGTCTTTTATCGTTTCCATGAGATCTGGCAAATACTTATTAGTAGCATACTGCTGCTAAGCATCGTGTATCAGTTGGTGAGAATTAGTCGTTACACCATCTTTTCGCCAAAGCAGGTTGTGGCTTATCATGGAAATGACAAAGAGCAATCCATTTCGTTAATGGTTAGCAATGTGCTACAAACCAATAGAAATTCGGCAGAATTGCACAAGTTGGTTGAAGAACAGAAACCCGATTTGCTGCTCACAGTCGAAGCCAACGATTGGTGGGAAAAACAATTGAGCCCAATCGAAAAGGACTATGTACACACCATAAAAAAACCATTAGATAATTTGTATGGCATGATTTTGTACTCCAAACTGGAGCTGAAAGATGCACAAATCAACTACCTGATTGCCGACGATATTCCCTCCATTGAAGCACAGGTGAGACTGCGATCCGGCCAACTCGTTCAAATTTATTGCTTACATCCCAAGCCTCCGTTTCCAACAGAAAGTGAAACCAGTACCAACCGCGATGGCGAACTATTACTGGTTGGAAAGAAAATAGAAAAGGAGCGTAAACCTACTTTGGTGTTCGGCGATTTTAACGATGTGGCCTGGTCAAAATCAACCCGCATGTTTCAGAAAGTAAGCCAGCTGCTGGATCCTCGGATTGGGAGGGGATTTTTTAATACCTTTCACGCACAGCATTTTTTGATGCGCTGGCCGCTGGATCATATTTTTCATTCATCCGATTTTAAGTTGATTAAAATTAAGCGTTTGAAGTCCATTGGATCCGATCATTTTCCGATGTATATTAGTCTTCACTTTGAGCCGACTTCTAAGCAGTTGCATGAAGAACCGCAGGCGGATCGGCAAGAAGAACAAGAAGCCAAGGAGAAGATCAGGGACGCAGACCCAAA encodes the following:
- a CDS encoding HD domain-containing protein, with protein sequence MEELSVVKENIQAARNFFEKYTAVFLKQSDPKMAEVLALKREHSLQVSKISGVVATNLMLEEEDILLAEIIGLLHDVGRFEQFVQYQSFNDEQSENHAQLGVNILREQTFFKNLTEVKKNLITQVILNHNKEGISLKEDKMIVTYSQILRDADKLDIWETCVKNLNRDGSFKLDAISHGLPAAGTVSDNIVKSIKSHKPAKRKDMESVNDYKLAIMSMIFDLNFRVSFQLLNEKQLIKKLYESMSKKDVVIDAYRELRLYIENKFIV
- a CDS encoding (2Fe-2S)-binding protein; the protein is MGNRLVCICNMVSEKEIISALKKGATSTEDIQYATRAGTSCGKCLMTIDQIVQEYEMEEAVNNPQRKLDL
- a CDS encoding response regulator transcription factor, with the protein product MTDKQYKIILVDDHTLFRNGLRILLNNLPGYQISAEAANGLEFLNLLETGIPDLVLLDIDMPVMDGIEAARKAVRKYPDIKIITLSMYGEEDYYYKMVDAGVKGFLLKNSDISEVKTALQTVVEGGTYFSSELLQTLVSSLRTKSQHHEKQHILSEREIEILILICKGFSNQEIADQLYISKRTVDKHRSNILDKSESKNTAQLVMYAIKNQLVEI
- a CDS encoding ATP-binding protein; translated protein: MVLQILLGISIILQFFAAGVAIKLTRVTKYNFSWILLTIGFIFVAISRTMEFLPFISSFEPQDLGEVAVWFGVVISLTFAIGVFMIQRIFKYMKRVEDSRRLTEKMFLNAVIQTEEKERKRFAKDLHDGLGPLLSTVKMSVSSLAQLEHDQASKEIVDNTEMVINEAIKSLKEISDNLSPHVLNNFGLLRALRNFTNKINVTKVIQIELISNLGNERFDNNVEVVLYRVICELINNTIKHANAKNVQISVLKEANHISILYHDDGQGFNKKELDEQPIIGGMGFSNIYSRINSLKGEINIQSELKEGTQVTIKVNTKND
- a CDS encoding YqaE/Pmp3 family membrane protein — protein: MSFLRILFAIILPPLGVFLTVGIRGAFWLNILLTLLGFIPGIIHAVWVIAKHDQA
- a CDS encoding endonuclease/exonuclease/phosphatase family protein, which translates into the protein MSSIEIILFPLAMLFVATTLASHLKWTAWWIRVTDFPRLQITVSMLIIFILSLVFYRFHEIWQILISSILLLSIVYQLVRISRYTIFSPKQVVAYHGNDKEQSISLMVSNVLQTNRNSAELHKLVEEQKPDLLLTVEANDWWEKQLSPIEKDYVHTIKKPLDNLYGMILYSKLELKDAQINYLIADDIPSIEAQVRLRSGQLVQIYCLHPKPPFPTESETSTNRDGELLLVGKKIEKERKPTLVFGDFNDVAWSKSTRMFQKVSQLLDPRIGRGFFNTFHAQHFLMRWPLDHIFHSSDFKLIKIKRLKSIGSDHFPMYISLHFEPTSKQLHEEPQADRQEEQEAKEKIRDADPKKYQHLAAP